From the genome of Muricauda sp. SCSIO 64092, one region includes:
- a CDS encoding bifunctional response regulator/alkaline phosphatase family protein, protein MKKISILWVDDEVDLLKPHILFLENKGYELTTVQSGQEALDEVDRQRFDIVFLDENMPGLSGLDTLGEIKQREASLPVVMITKSEEEYIMEEAIGSKIADYLIKPVNPNQILLSLKKNLDHSRLVSERTTANYQQEFRKIAMDLSMVNCYEEWAELYQKLIFWELQLEEIEDQSMFEILESQKVEANSQFSKFVDKRYRSWFEEDDGPVLSHMLFKKWVVPELKGSKTLFVVIDNLRYDQWLAFEDTVSNFYRKKTERAYFSILPTATQYARNAIFSGLTPLEMEKRHREWWKNDTDEGGKNLYEAEFLGAQLKRLGLDLKWEYHKISSLKQGKQLAQNFNSQKDNDLTAIVYNFVDMLSHSKTEMEVIRELASNDKAYRSLTLSWFKNSPLLEIIQKAQALGMKLIITTDHGTINVKQPSKVIGDRDTSLNLRYKTGRSLSYNEKEVLAAKEPAKVHLPNINVSSSYIFAKNDLFFAYPNNYNHYVSYYRNTYQHGGISLEEMIIPFVVLEVK, encoded by the coding sequence ATGAAAAAGATATCCATTCTATGGGTCGATGATGAAGTTGACCTTTTAAAGCCACACATCCTTTTTTTGGAAAACAAAGGCTATGAACTGACCACCGTTCAAAGTGGACAGGAAGCTTTGGACGAAGTAGATCGCCAACGTTTTGATATTGTCTTTTTGGATGAGAACATGCCCGGGCTTTCCGGTCTGGACACCCTGGGCGAAATCAAACAACGGGAAGCATCCCTGCCCGTGGTCATGATCACCAAGAGTGAGGAGGAATACATTATGGAGGAGGCCATTGGCAGTAAAATTGCGGATTATTTGATCAAACCCGTCAATCCCAACCAAATCCTGCTTTCCCTAAAAAAGAATTTGGACCATTCCCGACTGGTATCCGAACGGACCACGGCCAATTACCAACAAGAATTCCGGAAAATTGCCATGGACCTTTCCATGGTCAATTGTTATGAAGAATGGGCAGAACTGTACCAAAAATTAATTTTTTGGGAACTGCAATTGGAGGAAATCGAGGATCAGAGCATGTTCGAAATATTGGAATCCCAAAAAGTGGAGGCCAATTCGCAGTTCAGCAAATTTGTGGACAAAAGGTACCGTTCCTGGTTTGAGGAGGATGATGGACCCGTACTTTCCCATATGTTATTTAAAAAGTGGGTGGTTCCCGAGCTAAAGGGTTCCAAAACCCTTTTTGTGGTCATTGACAACCTTAGGTACGACCAATGGCTCGCGTTTGAGGACACGGTTTCCAATTTTTATCGAAAGAAAACCGAACGCGCCTATTTTAGCATCCTACCCACGGCAACCCAATATGCCCGTAACGCCATCTTTTCGGGACTGACCCCTTTGGAGATGGAAAAACGGCATCGCGAATGGTGGAAAAACGATACCGATGAGGGTGGAAAAAACCTTTATGAAGCAGAGTTCCTGGGGGCACAACTCAAGCGGTTGGGGCTGGACCTAAAGTGGGAATACCATAAAATAAGCAGCCTGAAGCAGGGAAAACAGTTGGCGCAGAACTTTAATTCCCAAAAGGACAATGACCTGACCGCCATTGTATACAATTTTGTGGATATGCTGTCCCATTCCAAAACCGAAATGGAGGTGATTCGGGAACTGGCCAGTAATGATAAGGCCTATCGATCCTTGACCCTCAGTTGGTTTAAAAACTCCCCTTTACTGGAAATTATCCAAAAAGCCCAGGCCCTGGGGATGAAACTGATCATTACCACCGATCACGGCACCATAAACGTAAAACAGCCGTCCAAGGTCATTGGCGACAGGGATACCAGCCTTAACCTGCGTTATAAAACAGGGCGGAGCCTAAGCTATAATGAAAAAGAGGTACTGGCTGCCAAAGAACCCGCCAAGGTACATTTACCCAACATTAATGTAAGCAGCTCCTATATTTTTGCCAAAAACGATCTGTTCTTTGCCTACCCCAACAATTACAACCACTATGTAAGCTATTACCGCAATACCTACCAACATGGGGGTATCAGTCTGGAGGAAATGATCATCCCCTTTGTGGTTTTGGAGGTGAAATGA
- a CDS encoding HD domain-containing protein, whose protein sequence is MSQTNKLKIFNDPIYGFIGTPSELIFKLIGHPYFQRLRRISQMGLSYLVYPGAHHTRFHHALGCMHLMQKAVQILRYKHVEITPEEENGLFCAILLHDIGHGPFSHALEHSLIPNSSHEQISLLFMEELNGEFGGELEVALQIFKGEHPKKYLNQLVSSQLDMDRLDYLKRDSFYTGVTEGNISSDRLITMLNVANNELVVEEKGLYSVEKFLMARRFMYWQVYLHKTSLVAEALLIKLIKRAKYVLKEGKPLKGSGAFIGFLQHEVTDFDRGNLARFSELDDVDVISALKEWQYHDDFILSDLSKRLLRRNLLKIKIKDKPYNKAKLEQRRAWTKMNYGIGDAELEYYVFEGEISNQAYNAKDQNIHILTKSGKLIDVARASDHFNLGSLSNKVVKYYVCYPKASV, encoded by the coding sequence TTGTCACAGACCAACAAGCTTAAAATATTTAACGATCCCATATATGGATTTATTGGGACACCCAGTGAATTGATTTTTAAATTAATTGGGCACCCCTATTTTCAGCGCCTTCGGAGGATTTCCCAAATGGGGCTTTCCTACTTGGTCTATCCCGGGGCGCACCATACGCGTTTTCACCATGCCCTGGGCTGTATGCATTTAATGCAGAAGGCCGTACAGATTTTGCGGTACAAACATGTGGAGATTACCCCAGAGGAGGAAAATGGACTGTTCTGTGCCATTTTACTGCACGATATTGGACATGGCCCTTTTTCCCATGCCCTGGAACATTCCCTGATTCCCAATAGCAGTCACGAGCAGATTTCCCTCTTGTTTATGGAAGAGTTGAACGGGGAATTTGGAGGTGAACTGGAAGTGGCCCTGCAAATTTTTAAGGGGGAGCATCCCAAAAAATACCTGAACCAATTGGTGTCCAGCCAACTGGATATGGATCGGTTGGATTACCTGAAACGGGACAGCTTTTATACCGGGGTAACTGAAGGGAACATCAGTTCCGACCGCTTGATCACGATGCTGAATGTGGCCAACAACGAATTGGTTGTGGAAGAAAAGGGACTCTATTCCGTGGAGAAATTCTTAATGGCACGTAGGTTCATGTATTGGCAGGTATACCTGCATAAAACGAGTCTGGTTGCGGAGGCTTTGCTGATAAAATTGATAAAAAGGGCCAAGTACGTATTGAAGGAAGGCAAACCCCTGAAGGGTTCAGGGGCGTTTATAGGATTTTTGCAGCATGAAGTAACCGATTTTGATAGGGGAAATCTAGCGCGCTTTTCCGAATTGGACGATGTGGATGTGATTTCCGCCCTAAAAGAATGGCAGTACCACGATGATTTTATCCTTTCGGATCTGTCAAAACGCCTTTTACGCCGGAACCTTTTGAAAATAAAGATTAAGGACAAGCCCTACAATAAGGCGAAACTGGAACAACGAAGGGCCTGGACCAAAATGAACTATGGTATTGGGGATGCTGAATTGGAGTATTATGTTTTTGAAGGGGAAATCAGCAATCAGGCCTATAATGCCAAAGATCAGAACATCCATATTTTGACCAAAAGTGGGAAGTTGATCGATGTAGCGAGGGCTTCGGATCATTTCAACCTTGGGTCGCTTTCGAACAAAGTGGTGAAATACTATGTTTGTTACCCCAAGGCAAGCGTTTGA
- the lpxD gene encoding UDP-3-O-(3-hydroxymyristoyl)glucosamine N-acyltransferase has translation MKFTATQIAGILGGEIEGNPQIMVHKLSKIEEGVDGSLTFLANPKYTSYIYTTQASITIVNKDFVPEQELTTTLIKVDDAYKSFSKLLEYYNQVKNNKVGIEKPSFVSDSAKFGEAFYLGAFSYLGDNVEIGNNVKVYPNVYIGDNVTIGNDCVIFAGAKIYSESIIGNDCVIHSGAIIGADGFGFTPNTNGEYSKVPQTGNVILEDNVDVGAGTTIDRATLGSTVLRKGVKLDNQIQIAHNVEIGEHTAIAAQTGIAGSTKIGKHCLIGGQVGIVGHITIGDRVKIQAQSGIGRNIKDDEVLQGSPALNYGDYNKSYVHFKNLPKIINQVNELEKKFNHESQQH, from the coding sequence ATGAAGTTCACAGCTACCCAAATTGCCGGAATTCTCGGAGGGGAAATTGAAGGCAATCCCCAAATCATGGTTCATAAACTCTCCAAAATTGAGGAGGGAGTGGACGGTAGTCTTACGTTTCTCGCAAACCCAAAGTATACTTCGTACATCTACACGACCCAGGCATCGATTACCATTGTGAACAAGGATTTTGTCCCAGAACAGGAACTGACCACCACTTTGATCAAGGTGGATGATGCCTATAAGTCCTTTTCTAAATTGTTGGAATACTACAATCAGGTAAAAAATAATAAGGTTGGGATTGAAAAACCCTCCTTTGTTTCAGATTCTGCCAAATTTGGGGAAGCGTTTTATTTGGGTGCATTTTCGTATTTGGGCGATAATGTGGAAATCGGGAACAATGTAAAGGTTTATCCCAACGTATATATTGGGGACAACGTAACCATAGGCAACGACTGCGTCATTTTTGCAGGAGCCAAAATTTATTCGGAATCGATCATTGGCAATGACTGTGTGATCCATAGTGGGGCGATTATCGGTGCCGATGGTTTTGGATTTACGCCCAATACCAATGGTGAGTACAGCAAAGTACCGCAAACCGGTAATGTTATTTTGGAGGACAATGTTGATGTTGGTGCCGGAACCACCATAGATAGGGCCACCTTGGGATCGACCGTCCTCAGGAAAGGGGTAAAACTGGATAATCAGATACAGATAGCCCACAATGTTGAAATTGGGGAACATACCGCCATTGCGGCCCAAACGGGAATTGCGGGGTCGACCAAAATTGGCAAGCATTGCCTTATTGGTGGCCAGGTGGGAATTGTTGGGCATATCACCATTGGGGACAGGGTAAAAATTCAGGCACAGTCCGGTATAGGAAGAAATATCAAGGATGATGAAGTACTGCAGGGTTCTCCTGCATTGAACTATGGGGATTATAACAAATCCTATGTTCATTTTAAGAACTTACCAAAGATCATCAATCAAGTTAACGAACTGGAAAAGAAATTCAACCATGAAAGCCAACAGCACTAA
- a CDS encoding bifunctional UDP-3-O-[3-hydroxymyristoyl] N-acetylglucosamine deacetylase/3-hydroxyacyl-ACP dehydratase, with amino-acid sequence MKANSTKQKTIAKSVTLKGVGLHTGEDVTMTFVPAKENHGFAFKRADLEGEPVIEANASYVINTQRGTNLEKNGVKIQTSEHVLAALVGMDIDNVLIELDAPEPPIMDGSSRFFVEALEEAGIVEQEGDRDEYVVKDVISYKDEATNSEITIIPAEEYQVTTMVDFGTKVLGTQNATLEHMSDFKSEIASARTFSFLHELEMLLEHGLIKGGDLNNAIVYVDKEISESTMKKLEKAFDKKKLSVKPNGILDNLTLHQPNEAARHKLLDVVGDLALTGTRIRGKVIANKPGHFVNTQFAKKLQKIIKQERRNYVPDVDLHAPPVKDINQIMEMLPHRPPFLLVDKILELSEEHVIGMKNVTMNEPFFVGHFPGAPVMPGVLQIEAMAQTGGILVLSTVPDPENYLTYLLKIDNVRYKHQVVPGDTLIFKLDLLSPIRRGICQMQARAYANGKLVSEAEIMAQITKVKGN; translated from the coding sequence ATGAAAGCCAACAGCACTAAGCAAAAAACCATTGCTAAGTCAGTTACTTTAAAAGGTGTAGGTCTGCATACGGGAGAGGATGTGACCATGACCTTTGTCCCTGCAAAGGAAAATCACGGTTTTGCTTTTAAAAGGGCGGACTTGGAAGGTGAGCCGGTCATAGAAGCCAATGCTTCTTATGTGATCAACACCCAACGGGGGACCAATTTGGAGAAGAACGGGGTAAAAATCCAAACCTCGGAACATGTTTTGGCCGCTTTGGTCGGGATGGACATCGATAATGTACTTATTGAACTGGACGCCCCAGAACCTCCCATTATGGATGGATCTTCCCGTTTTTTTGTGGAAGCCCTGGAAGAAGCCGGAATTGTGGAACAGGAAGGTGATCGGGATGAATATGTGGTAAAGGACGTTATCTCTTATAAAGACGAAGCCACAAATAGTGAGATTACCATAATCCCCGCCGAGGAATATCAGGTAACCACTATGGTGGATTTTGGCACCAAAGTCCTGGGGACACAAAACGCCACTCTGGAGCATATGTCGGATTTCAAATCCGAGATTGCCAGTGCCAGAACCTTTAGTTTTTTGCACGAACTGGAAATGCTGTTGGAGCATGGCCTGATAAAAGGAGGCGATTTGAACAATGCCATTGTGTATGTGGACAAGGAAATTTCCGAATCCACCATGAAGAAATTGGAAAAGGCATTTGACAAGAAAAAACTCTCCGTAAAACCCAATGGGATATTGGATAACCTTACGCTGCACCAACCCAATGAAGCGGCCAGGCACAAGCTTTTGGATGTCGTAGGGGATTTGGCCTTGACGGGCACGCGGATACGGGGAAAGGTCATTGCCAATAAACCGGGGCATTTTGTGAATACCCAATTTGCCAAAAAGCTTCAAAAAATTATAAAGCAGGAACGTAGAAATTATGTTCCCGATGTGGATTTGCATGCGCCCCCCGTAAAGGACATCAACCAAATTATGGAAATGCTTCCCCATCGTCCTCCTTTTTTATTGGTCGATAAAATTTTGGAACTGTCGGAGGAGCATGTCATTGGCATGAAGAACGTGACCATGAACGAACCGTTTTTTGTGGGGCATTTTCCCGGAGCTCCCGTGATGCCCGGAGTACTTCAGATTGAGGCTATGGCACAGACCGGAGGAATATTGGTACTGAGTACGGTCCCCGATCCGGAAAATTACCTCACCTATCTTTTAAAAATTGACAATGTTAGGTACAAACATCAGGTGGTTCCAGGAGATACGCTAATATTCAAATTGGACCTATTGTCCCCAATAAGACGGGGGATATGTCAGATGCAGGCACGAGCGTACGCAAACGGTAAATTGGTTTCCGAAGCGGAAATAATGGCACAAATAACAAAAGTAAAAGGAAATTAG
- the lpxA gene encoding acyl-ACP--UDP-N-acetylglucosamine O-acyltransferase has translation MNQPLAYVHPGAKIAKNVVIEPFTTIHNNVTIGQGTWIGSNVTIMEGARIGKNCNIYPGAVISAIPQDLKYKGEETTVHIGDNTTIRECATINKGTSDRMKTVIGNNCLIMAYCHVAHDCLVGNGCIFSNNSTLAGHVTVGENVVLAGMVAVHQFVSVGRHAFVTGGSLVRKDVPPFVKAAREPLSYVGINSVGLRRRGFESHKIREIQNIYRILYQNNYNNSQAAEIIEAEMEATPERDEILQFIRDSQRGIMKGYFSNN, from the coding sequence ATGAACCAACCTTTGGCATATGTCCACCCGGGAGCCAAAATCGCAAAAAATGTGGTCATTGAACCATTTACTACCATCCATAATAACGTAACCATTGGTCAGGGTACCTGGATTGGTTCCAATGTGACCATCATGGAAGGCGCACGAATCGGGAAAAACTGTAATATTTATCCCGGAGCCGTGATTTCGGCCATACCACAGGATCTAAAATACAAAGGCGAGGAAACCACTGTCCATATTGGGGATAATACCACCATTAGGGAATGTGCTACCATCAATAAAGGAACTTCAGATCGTATGAAAACGGTCATTGGCAACAATTGCCTAATCATGGCCTATTGCCATGTGGCCCATGACTGTTTGGTGGGCAACGGTTGTATTTTCAGTAATAATTCAACATTGGCCGGTCATGTCACGGTAGGTGAAAATGTTGTATTAGCTGGGATGGTGGCCGTACACCAATTTGTATCCGTAGGAAGGCATGCCTTTGTAACCGGAGGGTCATTGGTGCGGAAAGATGTTCCCCCGTTCGTAAAAGCGGCCCGTGAACCACTTTCCTATGTTGGGATCAATTCCGTTGGATTAAGACGGAGGGGTTTCGAATCCCACAAGATTCGGGAAATCCAAAATATTTACAGAATACTGTATCAAAATAATTACAACAATTCCCAAGCGGCGGAAATCATAGAGGCCGAGATGGAAGCTACCCCGGAAAGGGATGAAATACTTCAGTTTATTAGGGACTCCCAGCGAGGGATAATGAAAGGTTATTTTAGCAACAACTAA
- the efp gene encoding elongation factor P, with translation MANTSDIRKGLCIKYNNDIYKIVEFLHVKPGKGPAFVRTKLKSVTTGKVIDNTFSSGHKIEDVRVETRSYQYLYAEGDTFHFMNTDDYNQIALQKDALDSPDLMKEGQVVTIIFNTEDQMPLSVEMPASVILEVTHTEPGVKGNTATNATKPATMETGARINVPLFINEGDRIKIDTATASYQERAKE, from the coding sequence ATGGCAAATACTTCGGATATTAGAAAAGGATTGTGCATCAAGTACAATAATGATATTTACAAAATTGTTGAATTCCTTCATGTGAAACCTGGAAAAGGACCAGCTTTTGTACGTACCAAATTAAAAAGTGTTACTACGGGAAAGGTCATCGATAACACGTTTTCCTCAGGGCATAAAATTGAGGATGTACGAGTGGAGACCCGTTCCTATCAATATTTATATGCGGAGGGGGATACCTTCCATTTTATGAATACGGATGATTACAATCAGATTGCACTACAGAAAGATGCCCTGGATTCACCAGACTTGATGAAAGAAGGACAGGTAGTGACCATAATCTTCAATACGGAGGACCAGATGCCCTTATCGGTTGAAATGCCGGCAAGCGTGATATTGGAAGTAACCCATACCGAACCCGGTGTAAAGGGAAACACAGCGACCAATGCAACCAAACCCGCAACCATGGAGACGGGAGCAAGGATCAATGTTCCGCTTTTCATCAATGAAGGTGACAGGATAAAAATAGATACGGCAACGGCCTCCTATCAAGAAAGGGCCAAGGAATAA
- a CDS encoding UDP-3-O-(3-hydroxymyristoyl)glucosamine N-acyltransferase — protein MKFARPYSLSEIAELIGAEFVGAPDFEVLGMNEIHVVEAGDIVFVDHPKYYQKALDSAATTVLINKKVDCPEGKSLLISDDPFRDFNKLTTHFKPFQPASQTIAESATIGKNTIIQPNVFIGNNVRIGENCLIHANVTINDNCIIGNNVIIHSGTVLGGDAFYYNKRDEKWDKFLSVGRVLIEDEVEIGAGCTIDRGVTGDTTIKEGSKLDNQIQVGHDTVIGKKCLIASQCGIAGCVVIEDEVTLWGQVGVTSGITIGKKAVVLAQTGIAKSLKGGKTYFGSPAEEAREKLKQMASVKQIPSILEKVKNI, from the coding sequence ATGAAGTTTGCCAGGCCATACTCCTTAAGCGAAATTGCCGAACTCATAGGAGCTGAATTTGTAGGTGCACCGGATTTTGAGGTGCTGGGAATGAATGAAATCCATGTGGTTGAAGCCGGGGACATCGTATTCGTGGACCATCCAAAATACTACCAAAAAGCTTTGGATTCCGCCGCAACTACCGTATTGATCAATAAAAAAGTGGATTGTCCCGAAGGCAAATCCCTATTGATTTCTGATGACCCATTTCGGGATTTCAATAAATTAACGACACATTTCAAACCCTTCCAACCTGCTTCGCAGACTATCGCTGAATCCGCTACCATTGGGAAGAACACCATAATTCAACCTAACGTATTCATTGGAAACAATGTAAGGATTGGGGAAAATTGCCTAATTCATGCAAATGTGACCATCAATGATAATTGCATTATAGGCAACAATGTGATTATACATTCAGGAACGGTCCTTGGGGGAGATGCTTTTTACTACAACAAGCGAGATGAAAAATGGGATAAGTTTTTGTCAGTAGGCAGGGTACTGATTGAAGATGAGGTTGAGATTGGTGCTGGTTGTACCATTGATAGGGGTGTTACCGGTGATACAACAATAAAAGAGGGAAGCAAATTGGATAACCAAATCCAAGTAGGACACGATACGGTCATTGGTAAAAAATGTCTCATTGCCTCACAATGTGGTATTGCCGGCTGTGTGGTCATTGAAGATGAGGTCACCCTTTGGGGACAGGTAGGCGTGACCAGTGGGATTACTATTGGAAAAAAGGCCGTGGTCCTTGCCCAGACAGGTATCGCAAAATCCTTGAAAGGTGGAAAAACCTATTTTGGAAGTCCTGCAGAAGAAGCCCGGGAAAAGTTGAAGCAAATGGCAAGCGTAAAACAGATTCCGAGCATATTGGAAAAAGTAAAGAACATTTAA
- the sucD gene encoding succinate--CoA ligase subunit alpha produces the protein MSVLVNKDSKIIVQGFTGSEGTFHAEQMIAYGTNVVGGVTPGKGGQEHLGKPVFNTVADAVEKVGADTSIIFVPPAFAADAIMEAANAGIKVIITITEGIPVADMVKANDYIKDLDCTLIGPNCPGVITPGEAKVGIMPGFVFKEGNVGIVSKSGTLTYEAADQVVRQGLGITTAIGIGGDPIIGTTTKEAVELLINDPDTHCVVMIGEIGGQLEADAANWYKASGSKKPIVGFIAGETAPAGRTMGHAGAIVGGSDDTAQAKKRIMRECGIHVVDSPAKIGITVKQVMA, from the coding sequence ATGAGTGTATTGGTCAATAAGGACTCAAAAATAATTGTACAGGGTTTTACCGGAAGTGAAGGAACCTTTCACGCGGAACAAATGATAGCTTACGGAACCAATGTTGTTGGTGGGGTCACCCCGGGTAAGGGCGGACAGGAACATTTGGGGAAACCCGTGTTCAATACGGTAGCGGATGCTGTTGAAAAGGTTGGGGCCGATACATCGATCATCTTTGTGCCACCTGCCTTTGCCGCAGATGCCATTATGGAGGCCGCTAATGCAGGGATCAAAGTGATCATAACGATAACGGAAGGTATTCCGGTGGCCGATATGGTAAAAGCAAACGATTATATCAAGGACTTGGATTGCACGTTGATAGGACCCAATTGTCCAGGTGTGATCACCCCTGGTGAGGCCAAAGTTGGGATCATGCCCGGTTTTGTCTTTAAGGAAGGCAATGTAGGCATCGTTTCCAAATCCGGAACATTGACCTATGAAGCCGCAGATCAAGTGGTTCGCCAAGGTTTGGGAATAACCACGGCCATTGGAATTGGGGGAGATCCCATCATCGGAACTACTACAAAAGAAGCGGTTGAACTTTTGATCAATGACCCAGATACCCATTGTGTGGTCATGATCGGGGAAATTGGGGGACAATTGGAAGCCGATGCCGCCAATTGGTATAAGGCAAGTGGCAGTAAAAAACCTATAGTCGGATTTATTGCGGGAGAAACCGCGCCTGCCGGTCGTACCATGGGCCATGCCGGCGCCATTGTCGGAGGTAGTGATGACACGGCACAGGCGAAAAAGCGTATTATGCGGGAATGTGGAATCCATGTGGTGGATTCTCCAGCCAAAATAGGCATCACCGTAAAACAGGTGATGGCGTAG
- the fabG gene encoding 3-oxoacyl-[acyl-carrier-protein] reductase: MKLLDDKNVIITGASRGIGKGIAEVFARHGANVAFTYSSSEGPALELEKELNSLGVKAKAYKSNAASFEEAEQLVASVLQDFDGIDVLINNAGITKDNLLMRMGEEDFDKVIEVNLKSVFNMTKAVQRTLLKQRSGSIINMSSVVGVKGNAGQTNYAASKAGMIGFTKSVALELGSRNIRCNAIAPGFIETEMTDKLDEKTVQGWRDAIPLKRGGSPEDVANACLFLASDLSAYVTGQVLNVDGGMLT, encoded by the coding sequence ATGAAACTTTTAGACGATAAGAATGTAATCATTACCGGGGCCAGCAGGGGCATAGGCAAAGGAATTGCGGAAGTATTTGCACGTCATGGAGCCAATGTGGCGTTTACCTATAGTTCCAGTGAAGGCCCTGCCCTGGAATTGGAAAAGGAGCTTAATTCCTTGGGAGTGAAGGCCAAAGCCTATAAAAGCAACGCTGCCAGTTTTGAGGAAGCGGAGCAATTGGTAGCTTCGGTATTGCAGGATTTTGACGGAATAGATGTATTGATCAACAATGCCGGAATCACAAAGGACAACTTGTTGATGCGTATGGGGGAAGAAGATTTTGACAAGGTAATTGAGGTCAACTTGAAGTCCGTTTTCAATATGACCAAAGCCGTGCAACGTACACTTTTAAAGCAAAGGTCCGGTTCCATCATCAATATGAGCAGTGTTGTGGGCGTTAAGGGAAATGCGGGTCAAACCAATTATGCGGCTTCCAAGGCCGGAATGATTGGTTTCACAAAATCAGTTGCCCTGGAATTGGGCTCCCGAAATATTCGATGCAATGCAATCGCTCCAGGTTTTATTGAAACCGAAATGACCGACAAGTTGGATGAAAAAACCGTTCAAGGCTGGCGGGATGCCATTCCCTTGAAAAGGGGAGGCTCACCGGAGGATGTTGCCAATGCTTGTTTGTTCCTGGCCTCTGACCTTTCTGCTTATGTAACGGGTCAGGTCTTGAACGTAGACGGTGGTATGCTGACTTAA